ATGCCGGGCACCAAGTCTACCTGGTGGAGAAGGAGCCGTCCATCGGCGGCATTATGGCCGCCCTGGACAAGATCTACCCGACCATGGACTGCGCCATATGAATTCTCGGGCCGAAGATGATGGATGTCGGTCGACATCCCAAAATCGAGCTCTTCACTTACAGCCAGGTAGACGAAGTCACCGGATTCGTGGGTAACTTCAAGGTCAAGATCCGCAAGAAGGCCCGCTACGTGCGCACCGAGGATTGCAATGCCTGTGGCGACTGCGCCAAGGTCTGCCCGGTGGTGGTGCCGGACGAGTACCAACAGGGCTTCTCCTCGCGCAAGGCCATCTACTTGCCCTTTGCCCAGGCGGTACCCTCGGCCTACATCTTGGACATGGCCCACTGCTTAGGCACCAACCCCATTGCCTGTGGCAAGTGCGCCAAGGTGTGCGCCAAGAAGTGCATTGATTATGACATGCAGGACGAAATCGTGGAGCGGGAGGTAGGGGCCATCATCGTTGCCACTGGCCTGGACATCTACGACCCACGCCCCTTAGACGAGTTCGGCTACACCCGCTTTGAGAACGTGATTACCAGCATGGAATTCGAGCGCCTCATCTGTGCGGGCGGCCCCACCGCAGGGCATTTTATCCGTCCCACCGATCGCCGCCTGCCCAAGACGGTGGGGTTCATTCAGTGCGTCGGGTCCCGCTCCACTAAACGCGGCAACCGCTATTGCAGCAACGTCTGTTGCATGAACACGGTGAAGGACACGCTCCTGCTCAAGGACCACTACCCAGAGGTGCAGTGCAAGGTCTTCTACATGGACATCCGCGCCTTCGGCAAGGGCTTTGAGGAGATGTTCCGACGGAGCAAAGAGGAGGGGGTGCAGTACATCCGCGGCATACCCGGAGACATCTACGAAGACCCGGTCACCAAGAATCTGGTGCTTCTGGTGGAAAACACCATGACCGGCAAGATCGAGGAGCACGAGCTGGAGATGGTGGTCCTGGCCGTGGGGATGCAGGCGCGGGCGGAGCAGAAGGACCTGCAGAAGCTGCTTACTCTGTCCAATACCGCAGACGGCTTCCTGTTGGAGTCCCACCCCAAATTGAAGCCGGTGGATGCGCCCACGCAGGGCGTTTTCTATGCGGGGTGTGTGGAGGCCCCCAAGGACATCAAGGACAGTGTGACGCAGGCTGGGGCAGCGGCGGCCCGCGCCGGCATCCTGCTCAATGCTGGCCAAGTGACCATTGAGGCGATCACCTCCATGCTGGACCCGGCACGGTGCACCTTCTGCGGCCTGTGCAGTAGGGTGTGCCCCTATCATGCGATCGTTCCCCCAGACCGCAAGAAGGGCCAGTATCCAGTATTCATCGAAGCGGCATGCGCGGGGTGTGGCGCCTGTGCCGCGGAGTGTCCCACCGACGCCATTCATATGCGGCACTTTCGGGACGAGCAGATTTTGGCGCAGATCCAGGCTTTGCTGGAGGACAAGCCCGAAGAGAAGATTCTTGCCTTTGCCTGCAACTGGTGTTCGTATGCCGGCGGCGACAATGCGGGCACTGCCCGGCTCCAGTACCCGCCGACCGCACGGCTCATTCGCACCATGTGCAGCGGACGCGTCGATGAAAAGTTCGTCTGGTACGGCTTCAAGTTAGGCGCGCCCATCGTTCTGGTGTCCGGGTGTCACTTCGCCGACTGCCACTACATTAACGCCGTGCAGTGGACGCAGCGGCGGGTGGAGCGTCTTTGGGACAAGTTGGAAAAGAAGGGCATCCGTCCGGAGCGGCTGCAGTTGGAGTGGATCAGCGCCGCCGAGGGGCAGAAGTTTGCCCGCGTCATGCGCGAATTGGAGGAATTGCGCCAGAAGGTCACCTTGGAGGAGATCCGCCAGACCATGGAGATCCTCAAGGACTATGACCCGCTGCAGAAAGAGAGTGCGGCGGCGGCCGCATCCGCATAGGGAGGAGGTAGCGAGCGTCGCCTATGGCGGAAGCAAAGTTCAAATGCCTGCGCTGTGGATACGAATTCATGGCCCATTACGACCCGAAGATCACCGAGGAGCGGGCCTGTCCGAAGTGCCACAGCAATAGTGTGCGCCGTATCAAGGAGGAGAGCTCGAAGTAAGCCTGCCACAGCCCCTCGCGGGAGGGCCGCGCCGCGGGCGGAGCAAGGTGCCGGCCCACGATGTCGGGATCTCCGCCCAGCTACCGTTCGGTAGTCCTGGGCGGAGCCGCGAGCAGCGTCTCGCCCTCTCCTGGGTGGGAGTCCGTCGCAGCGAGTACCTGGCGCCCTCTCCGGGGGCAGCTTGGCAACCTGCAATCAGGACCACCAATGGAAACCGTTCTCCATCGCCTTAGAGAGAGGGTTGCCCATCTCGGCAACCATAATCAGAAGTACCTCCGCATGATCGACCTCCACCTGGACTCTTTGGTGGAGCGGCTGGAGGCTTCTGGCGCCATCGACCAGGTGCACTTGTGGACGGTGGCCCGCGACTTGCGTGCCGAGATGGAGGTGGTGCGTGCCCAGGGCACTACCGAAAAGGAGAAGCTGGAGTTCCTTGGCACCTATTTCGGCCTGCAGTTCCTGCACCTGAACCTCCGCGCCCTTGACGTGCTCATGCTCGATCTCTCCGCCAGCAGCGAGCCCCTACAGGTCTATCAGAAGTTCATGCTCGACGTTGGCGCCAAGCTGCGCGCTCTCATCGCCACCTACATGGAGGAGCTGTTGCAGCTTTTCCTCCCCGCGGAACAGCGCCCGGAGTTCGTCATCTGCGGCGTGGGCACGCGTACCGACCAGGACGATCTGGACATCGGCGTCATCGACGACGGCTCCCCCAACCGCGAGCATCTCAACCGCGCCCTCAGCAAGCTGAGCAGGGAGATGTTCAAAAGGGCCGTGTGCCTGCACATGCACATTTCGGAACATGTCGGGCAGAGCGGCTTTTCGGCCTCCATTCCTGAGTACTGCGCTCTCTTGGAGACCGAGATTCGCGATTTCGTCATCATCAGCGAGATGCTCAATGCGGCGCCCATTGTAGGCAGCCGTCGCCTGTTCCGCGACTTTCAGCGCAAGGTGACGGCGCGCTACTATTACCATCGTCGCGGCGACAACCGCTACCACGAGGGCTATTTGCGCGGCATTTTGGGCGAGGTCCGCTCCCTCCAGATTCGCCAGGTCAAACCCAACCGCATCAACCTGAAGAACGACGCGCTGCGCATGATCAAGGGGGCCCTCTTTGCCGGCAAGACCATTTTCCGTGTTGACAAAGTCAACTGCTGGGGCATCCTTTACGAGCTCTGGAGGCGCGATGCCGCCCGCGCCTCGATGTACATGGCTCTGGAGGAGGCGCTCACTTTCCTTGAAACCTTTCGCTACCTTTACCAGCTCTTCGTGGTGCAGGAGGAAGAAATCTACTTGGAGAGCGAGCAGGCCAGGGCGACCCTTGTGCCGGTGGCCAGGACCATGGGCTATGTGGATACCGGTGTGGTTTCGGCCGAGCAACACCTTCTGGTCGATTACTATCGCTACGTGGCGCAGGCTAAACGCGCTCTCGATGAGCTGCTGCCGCACGTGACGCAGCACCTCCGCACCGTGAGCGTGTTCAGCCCTTTACGACAGGCTGCCGCCGGTGTTGCCCATCCACTGAGCTCCGAGAATTTGGCGCTGCGCTTCATCCAACACCTGGAGTTTTTCAATGGCACAAAGTTCTGGGACGATGTGCTGGAGGCGTTAGAAGAGAACCAGGCGGCCCTGTTGGTAGCGCTGGTCAGAGACTGGTGTGCCTTAGACCCAGAAAAGGCGCGTGAGCTCGTCGGTCGCTTTGCCGCCTGGGGCACCAACGCCTTCATCGCCGAGCTGTCGTTTTTGGTGATGCTTGCCCGTCACCAGGACAAATTCCCCAAGGGGTGTGTCTTTGCCGAGTTTAGCCGGGCCTTCTTGGAGGCGTTTGCTGGTACGCCAGAAGAAATCAGGCGCATGGTGCGGGTGTTTGATCACTACCCACAACTGATGAACCGCTACTTGGCCTGCATCACCGAGGAGGAAAGGCGGATCTTCGCCAGCAAGCTGCGTGGCGAGACCTGGGATCCCGACGTGGCGCAGGTGCGCGCGCGGCTGCTGGAGCTTTGTGAGCTCCACATCCATAGCAGCGAGTACTTCAAGCGATTTTTCATGCGCGTCCTGGAGCGCCATCCAAGCGCTATTCATCTGCTGGACAAGCCCGCGCGTCTGCAGCAGTTGGCTGAGGGGCTTTATGGCGACGTGGACCGGTATGGCTCCTTTGTGGCCAAGAAAGAGCGGCTCGGCGACTTTTTCGACTTGGAATTCTTCCGCCTGGGCGTGCTGTGTCTGGCAGGCGCGCCCATCGCCGCGGTTGGTGCTCAATTCACCGAGTCCTCGCACCGCTACCTGCGCACACTCTTCGATCTGTGCAAGGCGGAGTTGGATGAGCAAGCGGGCACCTCGGTGGCCACCAGGGATTTGCTGGGATTGTTTGTGTCGGGCGGACATGCGCGCGAACAGGCCTTTGTGGACGACTATGACCTGTTCTTCCTCTTGGACTCCGATGACCCGAAGTTGCGCGCCTACGGGGACAAGATCGCCAGCCGTATGAACCAGCAGCTCATTCGCCGCGGGATCTTGCCCCACTACCGCTTTGCCGATCTTTTCGGCCACTACGTGACCACCATGAGGGAGCTGGATGACTACCTCAGCGAAAATGGCGATTCGGTGGTGGTGGACAAGTCGCAGGTCTTCGGGTCGCGCATGGTGGTGGGAAGCCACAAGCTTCAGCAAACGTTTCTCCGCCGCATCATCGAACCGCATGTGTATGCGCAAGTGGAGCGGTATCTTGCGCAGATGCGTGCCGAGATACACGCACGCCATCGCGAGGTGCGCAAGCTCCCTGGGGCAGGACGCAACATCAAGGAAGGCATCGGTTGCATGCGCGACATCGAGATGACTCTACTGATGCTCAAGGCGAAATTCCGTATTGACCAGCCGGTCACCGGCGCGCTGCTGGAGGCTCTCCCGCGAGTGGATCCGCGCCACAGCAGAGAGTTCCGGGCGTTGGCCGAGGCGCTCGACTTCTATGAGCGGCTCAGGAGCCTGTATCGCCTTACCGCGTCGACGGGGGAGGAGATCGATCCCCGTTTTGTGGGGAGAACGGCGGTCATCATGGGCTTCGGCGAGGACGAGGCGGAGGCCGCCGAGCGACTGTTGGCTGCTTTCCGCCGCTGTGCGGAAAAGACGAGCAAAGTGCTCGCCACGTTGGAACGTGCCTTGCTTTCACCCACGCCGGTGCCGGCCTCGTGAGTGAATCTGGCGGAAGGCCCCACGCCTCACCTGCCGTGTGCGCACCCAGTTAATCCGACCTGCGTGCACCAGTGGTGAACTTTCTTGCTGCTAAGGGCCAGGGGGCCTGCCCTCCTCCGGAGGAGCGGTCCCGTTGGTGATTCTTTCGCTTCTCGCCTGCGGTACCTGCTGGTGCTCCATCATGGCGCGCTCTTTCTCTTCAGGTGCTTGCTGAAGAAGAGCAGGTGGTACTCAAGGGCGTTGCTCCAATACGCCCAAGTGTGGGCACCTGGCCGCTCGGTGTAGTCATGCGGGATTTTGAGCTCAATCATGCGGCTGTGCAGTTGGCGGTTAGTGTCCAACAAGAAATCGTCTATGCCGCAGTCCAGGAAGATGGCTTTGTTTCGTCCGGCCAGGCGCGTGCAGAGGAACGTGGCGGAATTTTCCTCCCACAAGCGTGGCGCCTGCTCGTATTCGCCCAACACGTCGGCAAGGCCGGCTCGGCGGGCTGCAGGCGTGAGGGTCATGGCGCCGCTCAGGCACCCGGCTCCTGCGAAGCGCTCAGGGTACTTTGCTAAGAGAGTAAAGGCCCCATGGCCACCCATGCTCAGGCCGCAGAGAAACCTTCCCGTGGAATCGGCGATCGTCCGGTAGTGCGCGTCTACATAGTCGACGACTTCCTTGGCAATGTAGGTCTCGTATTGGGAGTCCTTGCGCAAGGGGCTGTCGAGATACCAGCTGGCGTAGCCTCCGTCCGGGCAGACGAGAATGAACTCATAACGGTCCGCCAGGGGCTTGAGGTCCGCCTTGGTCGGCCAGTCGCGATAGGAGCCGCTCCATCCATGCAGGAGGTAGACAACAGGGAACCTTTCCTGGCTCGTGAGATAGCGTTCCGGGAGAACGACCACCGCTTGCGCTGCCTTCGCCATGGCAGGACTGAAAATGGCCACTGTATCCACCTGTGCCGCGTCGACACGCATGCTCAGGCTGAGGAGCGCACAGGTGAGAACTGCAGCGAGAAGCTGCCACGCACCACGGGGATGAATTTTCATCATGGTTCCTGACCTCCTTGCGGCTATCATCCGGGATACTGGGAAAAGCGATGACTTTCCTGTTGTCGGCCCCTGCTAAGCCGTGGCCCAGAAGGCCCACAACCCGTCTCGGGTTAGGCCGCAAAAGGCTTCCCACCTGTACAAGGGCGGGTTGCACAAGGCCGAGCTTGATTGTCCACAGCAGCTCGGGCCCCGCCGCGAACGCCGTGGGCTTTCGCCTCTCTCAGGGCGCGACGAGCATAAGCGGGTTTCGCCCTGAGCCTTCCCTCAACGTGCCTCTCCGCTGAGCTCAGCGGCAGGATTCCAGCCGTCTCCTCCGGCCAGCACATTTTCCAGAGAGAAAGCCTTGGCTTCCGCGTCGGTGAGTTGACGGGCCCATGTCACACGGTGCTGTGGGTGGGCGCCAGGGCCACTGCTTTGCCACTCGGCGAAGCGCGCCGTTCTCTCGCACTCTGGCTTGCCCCAGTTGTGCCAGCCTTCCTGCCTCACCACCTCGGACATGCTCGTGTTCAGGAAGACCACCGATGCGTATGCGCGCCATGGTCGGCCCAGATAGGTCAGCACTCCAGGCTCGCCGGTGATCGTGCAGTGCGAGAAGACAAAGCCAAAAGGCTGACTGGCCGGAGTTGATGCCGCTGTTATGTAGCCGTTGCCGCGACAGTGAATGTGACAGTGGTCGAAGAAGGCAGTGCCCCCGCCAAAGATAAAGTCGACGTGGCCGGCGATGGAGCAGCCGCTGAAGTAGACGCGGCCCCGGTTGAGCAAGATGGTGTCCTGCCAGCCGAGGAAACGGCAGTTTCTGAACACGACGCGATCCCCGTCGACGCGGAGCGCCACGGCCTGAGCCACCGGGCCGGCTGCATTCTCGAAAGTGATGTTCTCAGCAATAAAGTCGTCGCCATCCACCACCACCGTCGGGGTCCGAAATGTGCCAATTGGCTTGCCATCGAATCCAACCAACTTCGCGTGCAAGTCGTAGGTGATGACCGTTGATTCGGGAGACGCACCCACCAGCCGGATGCTGCCTCGTTCGCGCTGCACGTACACCAGCTCTCGGTATGTGCCGGGTTTGACAAAAATCACCCAGCGATCCGCGGGCGTGGCCGAGTGCGGCGCCGCCATGATGGCGTCTTGGATCGACGTGAAATCGCCACTGCCATCTACAGCCACAACCGCATCAAATCGACGAGGTGACGCTGCCTCCCCCACAAGGCGCGGTGCCTGAGGAGAGCAGCAAAGCGTTGTTGCCAACAGAAGAACGAAGAGAGAGCTCACCTTGTGGTACTCCATATTGTTGCCCATCTACCACACATACGGGGCTCAGGCTGATTGCCGGACGGCTGCCGCAGTCTGGCTCCAGAGAGCGCCAGGTCCCCCAGCCGGGGCACACGCCTGCCTTAGCGGCCGCCCGGAACGGACTTCAAACCTGCCCTGGCCTGCGTCGTCCTCTCGCCGGAGTTCCCCTTGTGCACCGCCAGCGCCACCGGCGTGGCACCAGACCAAGAAACAATGTTATGCGTGGCCGCCGGGTTGACCATTTTCGGCGTCCGTCTTGCCCACGAGAAACCGGTCGTAAGCCAACAGTCCCACTATCGTCAGCACGCCAATGCCGCTGAACAGGAGCCACAGGGTGCGCGGCTGATGCAAGGTGTCGACGAAATGCACGTAGAGATGCGCCCCCAGAATCGCGCCCACGCTACTGCCAATCACCCCGTAGAGGAAGATGTAGCCCATGTAGGTGGCCACGCGGTCTTTTGGAGCAGTCATGCCCACGTACGAGAAGAACTTGGGGTGGGCGGTCATTTCGCCAATGGAGAAGATGATGATGCCCACGATAAAGACCCAAATGCTCGGCGAAATCGCGAGGATGGCCATTCCAACAGTGCCGAAGAGTATGCCGACCACCATCGTGGGCAGCGCGCGGGTCTTCCTGACGATGGCCGAGACGATGAGTTGCAGCGCGATAATGGTGCCCGCATTGATGACCGTCACATGTTCCACGTCAAAGAACCAGTTGAGGTGCAGGCCGATAGCGTGCAGCGCGGCGTTGACGACCCTGTTCAGTGGCGTTGCGTCCACGTAGTCATTCACGTACCAGAGCACCGAATCAAACATCTGGAAGTAGAGGATCCAGAATCCCGAATAGACCAGGATCATCAGCAAGAATCGGGCGTTGGCTCTGGCTCGTGCCATGTCCTGGTACTCGATAGTGAGCAGCGAGAAAACCGTGGCGTAAATAACGGTCACCACGATCCTGGTGAACAGCGACAGTCCAGGGAGGAGCCAGAAAAGCACGCCAACAGCCGCAACGCCCGCTGGAACCAACCAGGAGCGGAGGCCTCGCGACCGTATGGCCAGGATGGCCACGCTGACCACCAAGAGTGTCCCTACAAAGAAGAGGAAGAAACTCCCCAAGGCGACGAACAGGGTTATCCCCCCAAGGACTGTGGCCAACCCGATGGCCAGTGCCACGCCGGCGGCAGCACCTTTCTTCCGCAGCAGGTAGAACAAGAGCACGAACGGGCTGTAGACGATCTCGAACGCGTTGGCCAGGGTGGTGAGGAGATTGGTGGTTGCCTTGGGTCGCGCAGGGTCGCGGTAGGTCAAGAGCGTGGGGATGAGCATGGAGCCGGTGGCCAGCGCCGAGGCCAAGATGACCGTGCGAGGACCGAAGCTGTTCTTGAGGTACGGGACCAGGATGAGGGGAAAGAGAAACGCCCCGAGGTTAATCGACCAGTAGTAGATGCCAAAGCCCAGGGAGCTGTTACTTTCGTCTGTTGTTCGGGCAATGGTTCCGGAGATGATCGGCTTGAAAACGCCAGCGCCCAAGCCCATGACCACGAGGGAAATGAAAACCGCAGTGTACGTCGTCACCTGACTTGTCAGGAAGTAGCCTGCTCCCAGGAGGCTGAAGGCGACGAGCAGCGTGCGCCTATACCCGAAGCGGTCGGCCACTGCGCCACTGAGAATGGGAAGGAAGTAGAGCAGCGGCTGTATTGTTCCCTTGATGAGTCCCACGCTCTCTTTGGCAAAGTGCAGCTGTTCCGTCAGGTAGACGGAGAGGAAGCTCATCATCCCGTAATAGGCGCCTCTTTCGAAGAATTCGAAGACGATCGATACCCAGAAGGTGCGCGGGAAACCCGAGAGGCGACTTTTTTTCTGCGGTTCCATGCGGTCCTCGTTGTTTTTCAAGACGGGCCTGTGTTCCTCCCGTCGGGAACGGCCACTCGGGCGGGGCGCTTCGCGTGGGGCTCGGCCTCTCGACCCGTCCGAAATGCCTCGTGCCCCTGGGGGCTGCTTTGCATTCGGAGCGTGCGCAGGTCGCTTCCTTGCGCCGGGACTTCTTTCCGCCTTGGGGCCTCAGCCAAGGCCCGCTTTCCCGATCGCTGACTCGAACGCCGGCCCGACTAGGAGTTGACCAGTGCGGCGACCTGCGTGAAGGTGCCGCGCAGCAAGGGGTACAGGCTGCGGTAGAGCCGATAGTACCGCTCATACAGTGCAGTGACCTCGGCCCTGGGTTTCGTCTCGCTGACGACGCGAATGGTGGCCTGGCACGCCTCGGGGACGGAGGCGTACAGGCCCGTTCCTACACCCGCCAGGAGCGCCACGCCGAACGCCGGCCCCTCTTCCACGTTGATGCTGGTCACCGGTGCGCCGAACACATCGGCCTGAATCTGGCGCCACAAGGCGCTCCTTCCGCCGCCCCCCGAGGCACGTATCTGCTGCGCCTCGATGTGTTGCTCGCGCATGATCTCCAAGGAGTCGCGCATGCCGAAAGTGACACCCTCCAGCACCGCTCGCACCAAGTGCGC
The sequence above is a segment of the Calditrichota bacterium genome. Coding sequences within it:
- a CDS encoding hydrogenase iron-sulfur subunit gives rise to the protein AGHQVYLVEKEPSIGGIMAALDKIYPTMDCAIUILGPKMMDVGRHPKIELFTYSQVDEVTGFVGNFKVKIRKKARYVRTEDCNACGDCAKVCPVVVPDEYQQGFSSRKAIYLPFAQAVPSAYILDMAHCLGTNPIACGKCAKVCAKKCIDYDMQDEIVEREVGAIIVATGLDIYDPRPLDEFGYTRFENVITSMEFERLICAGGPTAGHFIRPTDRRLPKTVGFIQCVGSRSTKRGNRYCSNVCCMNTVKDTLLLKDHYPEVQCKVFYMDIRAFGKGFEEMFRRSKEEGVQYIRGIPGDIYEDPVTKNLVLLVENTMTGKIEEHELEMVVLAVGMQARAEQKDLQKLLTLSNTADGFLLESHPKLKPVDAPTQGVFYAGCVEAPKDIKDSVTQAGAAAARAGILLNAGQVTIEAITSMLDPARCTFCGLCSRVCPYHAIVPPDRKKGQYPVFIEAACAGCGACAAECPTDAIHMRHFRDEQILAQIQALLEDKPEEKILAFACNWCSYAGGDNAGTARLQYPPTARLIRTMCSGRVDEKFVWYGFKLGAPIVLVSGCHFADCHYINAVQWTQRRVERLWDKLEKKGIRPERLQLEWISAAEGQKFARVMRELEELRQKVTLEEIRQTMEILKDYDPLQKESAAAAASA
- a CDS encoding esterase family protein — encoded protein: MMKIHPRGAWQLLAAVLTCALLSLSMRVDAAQVDTVAIFSPAMAKAAQAVVVLPERYLTSQERFPVVYLLHGWSGSYRDWPTKADLKPLADRYEFILVCPDGGYASWYLDSPLRKDSQYETYIAKEVVDYVDAHYRTIADSTGRFLCGLSMGGHGAFTLLAKYPERFAGAGCLSGAMTLTPAARRAGLADVLGEYEQAPRLWEENSATFLCTRLAGRNKAIFLDCGIDDFLLDTNRQLHSRMIELKIPHDYTERPGAHTWAYWSNALEYHLLFFSKHLKRKSAP
- a CDS encoding pectin esterase, which encodes MEYHKVSSLFVLLLATTLCCSPQAPRLVGEAASPRRFDAVVAVDGSGDFTSIQDAIMAAPHSATPADRWVIFVKPGTYRELVYVQRERGSIRLVGASPESTVITYDLHAKLVGFDGKPIGTFRTPTVVVDGDDFIAENITFENAAGPVAQAVALRVDGDRVVFRNCRFLGWQDTILLNRGRVYFSGCSIAGHVDFIFGGGTAFFDHCHIHCRGNGYITAASTPASQPFGFVFSHCTITGEPGVLTYLGRPWRAYASVVFLNTSMSEVVRQEGWHNWGKPECERTARFAEWQSSGPGAHPQHRVTWARQLTDAEAKAFSLENVLAGGDGWNPAAELSGEAR
- a CDS encoding MFS transporter, translated to MEPQKKSRLSGFPRTFWVSIVFEFFERGAYYGMMSFLSVYLTEQLHFAKESVGLIKGTIQPLLYFLPILSGAVADRFGYRRTLLVAFSLLGAGYFLTSQVTTYTAVFISLVVMGLGAGVFKPIISGTIARTTDESNSSLGFGIYYWSINLGAFLFPLILVPYLKNSFGPRTVILASALATGSMLIPTLLTYRDPARPKATTNLLTTLANAFEIVYSPFVLLFYLLRKKGAAAGVALAIGLATVLGGITLFVALGSFFLFFVGTLLVVSVAILAIRSRGLRSWLVPAGVAAVGVLFWLLPGLSLFTRIVVTVIYATVFSLLTIEYQDMARARANARFLLMILVYSGFWILYFQMFDSVLWYVNDYVDATPLNRVVNAALHAIGLHLNWFFDVEHVTVINAGTIIALQLIVSAIVRKTRALPTMVVGILFGTVGMAILAISPSIWVFIVGIIIFSIGEMTAHPKFFSYVGMTAPKDRVATYMGYIFLYGVIGSSVGAILGAHLYVHFVDTLHQPRTLWLLFSGIGVLTIVGLLAYDRFLVGKTDAENGQPGGHA
- a CDS encoding xylulokinase, encoding LHNYCHAVPGKWNKMGVIHSPGGYLRWFRDALCQEEVARARQQGVEVYELLTAAAAAVPPGAEGLLFLPYLAGERTPYPDPNARGVFIGLSLRHSKAHLVRAVLEGVTFGMRDSLEIMREQHIEAQQIRASGGGGRSALWRQIQADVFGAPVTSINVEEGPAFGVALLAGVGTGLYASVPEACQATIRVVSETKPRAEVTALYERYYRLYRSLYPLLRGTFTQVAALVNS